One stretch of Thermus hydrothermalis DNA includes these proteins:
- a CDS encoding metallophosphoesterase translates to MKRSVRLLLLSDQVHPHIHSPRFPHNLPPFDLVLAAGDLPGEYLEYVASKVAVPVLYVPGNHGEEWVWEEGRKKRPGGVVNLHGRLYRHQGLLFYGIGGVPRYREGEGQLAEAALYRLALKPLFLLPRRLLGGHGVDVLLTHAPPPGPTAGEDHAHRGSGAFLLFHRLFRPRLHVHGHTPLLGANPKRGYRTPLGVEVVHVQGYTLLTL, encoded by the coding sequence ATGAAAAGAAGCGTGCGCCTCCTTCTCCTCTCCGACCAGGTCCACCCCCACATCCACTCCCCCCGCTTCCCCCACAACCTCCCGCCCTTTGACCTGGTCCTGGCGGCGGGGGACCTGCCGGGGGAGTACTTGGAGTACGTGGCCAGCAAGGTGGCGGTGCCGGTGCTCTACGTGCCCGGCAACCACGGGGAGGAGTGGGTGTGGGAAGAGGGACGGAAGAAGCGCCCCGGGGGGGTGGTGAACCTGCACGGGAGGCTCTACCGCCACCAGGGGCTCCTCTTCTACGGCATCGGGGGGGTGCCCCGCTACCGGGAAGGGGAAGGACAACTCGCGGAGGCAGCGCTTTACCGCCTGGCCCTCAAGCCCCTTTTCCTCCTACCCAGGCGGCTCCTTGGGGGGCACGGCGTGGACGTCCTCCTCACCCACGCCCCGCCCCCCGGGCCCACGGCTGGGGAGGACCACGCCCATAGGGGAAGCGGCGCCTTCCTCCTCTTCCACCGCCTTTTCCGCCCCCGGCTCCACGTCCACGGCCACACCCCCCTTCTCGGGGCGAACCCCAAGAGGGGCTACCGCACCCCCTTGGGGGTGGAGGTGGTGCACGTCCAGGGCTACACCCTCCTAACCCTTTAG
- a CDS encoding aldehyde ferredoxin oxidoreductase family protein: MLGGYAHRIARIDLTSGKVEYFAPDPKDLEMYVGGRGLGVKYVFENGPQVDPFSPDNLLAIMNGPLSGTRAKMSGRLAVVTKSPLTGTVTDSHMGGWTAAKLKWAGFDGLLIKGASEKPVYLLVKDGEVTLHDASDLWGKTTHEVHRILRERHGEEADVMAIGPAGENRVRFANWINNDERAAGRGGTGAVAGSKRLKAIVVVGKQDHMPQPKDPELWREADRLASATINDPKNVTAPKKGGLSLYGTNVLMNITNVMGALPTFNAQHTCIDGVQTISGEYIREHRLIKDNTCHACPVACKKMVEVHVNGKTIRFESYEYESAWALGAHAGHTDTDWTGYAIYLCNAYGMDTIEAGNAIAVLMEATEKGYYTGEDGIRFGDKEGEIRILEAIALRKGVGDMLAEGPARFAKAIGHPEISLEVKGQSIPAYDPRGLKGMGIAYATSNRGACHLRAYTPASEILGVPYKTDPLAWEGKGKLTKLFQDLSAFTDSLDLCKFSQFAEGPEEYAKQLAAYWGRPVTPEEILTIGERIYNLERYYNNLAGWAEGSDYLPKRFLEEASDCAGSKGQRTELDLMLEEYYRERGWEKGVVPRAKLAELGILSQAADD, translated from the coding sequence ATGCTTGGAGGATATGCCCACAGGATCGCCCGTATAGACCTCACGAGCGGCAAGGTGGAGTACTTTGCCCCCGACCCCAAGGACCTGGAGATGTACGTGGGGGGCCGGGGCCTTGGGGTGAAGTACGTGTTTGAGAACGGCCCCCAGGTGGACCCCTTTAGCCCGGACAACCTCCTGGCCATCATGAACGGCCCCCTCTCCGGCACCCGGGCCAAGATGTCGGGGCGGCTCGCCGTGGTCACCAAAAGCCCCCTCACGGGCACGGTCACGGACAGCCACATGGGGGGTTGGACCGCCGCCAAGCTGAAGTGGGCGGGGTTTGACGGCCTCCTCATCAAGGGGGCTTCGGAGAAGCCCGTCTACCTCCTGGTGAAGGACGGGGAGGTGACCCTCCACGACGCCAGCGACCTCTGGGGCAAGACCACCCACGAGGTGCACCGCATCCTCCGCGAGCGGCACGGGGAGGAGGCGGACGTGATGGCCATCGGCCCTGCCGGGGAGAACCGGGTGCGCTTCGCCAACTGGATCAACAACGACGAGCGGGCGGCGGGCCGCGGGGGCACCGGGGCGGTGGCGGGGAGCAAGCGGCTCAAGGCCATCGTGGTGGTGGGCAAGCAGGACCACATGCCCCAGCCCAAGGATCCGGAGCTTTGGCGGGAGGCGGACCGGCTGGCCTCCGCCACCATCAACGACCCCAAGAACGTCACCGCCCCCAAGAAGGGCGGGCTTTCCCTCTACGGCACCAACGTCCTCATGAACATCACCAACGTCATGGGGGCCCTGCCCACCTTTAACGCCCAGCACACCTGCATAGACGGGGTCCAGACCATCTCCGGGGAGTACATCCGGGAGCACCGCCTCATCAAGGACAACACCTGCCATGCCTGCCCCGTGGCCTGCAAGAAGATGGTGGAGGTGCACGTAAACGGCAAGACCATCCGCTTTGAGTCCTACGAGTACGAGTCCGCCTGGGCCCTGGGGGCCCACGCCGGGCACACGGACACCGACTGGACGGGCTACGCCATCTACCTCTGCAACGCCTACGGCATGGACACCATTGAGGCGGGCAACGCCATCGCCGTCCTCATGGAGGCCACGGAGAAGGGCTACTACACGGGGGAGGACGGGATCCGCTTCGGGGACAAGGAAGGGGAGATCCGGATCCTCGAGGCCATCGCCCTCCGCAAGGGGGTGGGGGACATGCTGGCGGAAGGCCCGGCCCGCTTCGCCAAGGCCATCGGCCATCCCGAGATCTCCTTGGAGGTGAAGGGCCAGTCCATCCCCGCCTACGACCCCCGGGGCCTCAAGGGCATGGGCATCGCCTACGCCACCTCCAACCGCGGGGCCTGCCACCTCCGGGCCTACACCCCGGCCTCCGAGATCCTGGGGGTGCCCTACAAGACCGACCCCTTGGCCTGGGAGGGCAAGGGCAAGCTCACCAAGCTCTTCCAGGACCTTTCCGCCTTCACCGACTCCCTGGACCTCTGCAAGTTCAGCCAGTTCGCCGAGGGACCCGAGGAGTACGCCAAGCAGCTTGCCGCCTACTGGGGCCGCCCGGTGACCCCGGAGGAGATCCTGACCATCGGCGAGCGCATTTACAACCTGGAGCGCTACTACAACAACCTGGCGGGCTGGGCCGAGGGCTCGGACTACCTGCCCAAGCGCTTCCTGGAGGAGGCCTCGGACTGCGCCGGCTCTAAGGGGCAGCGCACGGAGCTGGACCTCATGTTGGAGGAGTACTACCGGGAGCGGGGCTGGGAAAAGGGCGTGGTGCCCAGGGCGAAGCTCGCCGAGCTCGGCATCCTCTCCCAGGCGGCGGACGATTAA
- a CDS encoding NUDIX hydrolase, whose protein sequence is MRREILVVAAILLDRQGRVLLVGNDWGRRGQVRYTLPGGTVEPGETVLEALAREVREETGLWVKAVEHLAYVIQVEDRRKNERTLAMAFKASYEGLLNPKDPDGHIVEARFFTPEEVAVKLSGHRPLQEPLLDYLSGERGRFYAYTGWGQPGVRV, encoded by the coding sequence ATGCGCCGCGAGATCCTGGTGGTGGCGGCCATCCTCCTGGACCGCCAGGGCCGGGTCCTCTTGGTGGGGAACGACTGGGGCCGCCGGGGCCAGGTGCGCTATACCCTTCCCGGGGGCACGGTGGAGCCCGGGGAGACGGTCTTGGAGGCCTTGGCCCGGGAGGTGCGGGAGGAAACGGGCCTTTGGGTCAAGGCGGTGGAGCACCTGGCCTACGTGATCCAGGTGGAGGACCGGCGCAAGAACGAGCGCACCCTGGCCATGGCCTTCAAGGCCAGCTACGAGGGGCTTTTAAACCCTAAGGACCCCGATGGACACATCGTGGAGGCCCGCTTTTTCACCCCGGAAGAGGTGGCGGTCAAGCTTTCCGGGCACCGCCCCTTGCAGGAGCCCCTTTTGGATTACCTTTCAGGGGAGCGGGGGCGGTTTTACGCCTACACCGGCTGGGGCCAACCGGGGGTGCGGGTCTAG
- the prfA gene encoding peptide chain release factor 1 encodes MLDKLARLEEEHRELEALLADPEVLKDPKRYQNLSRRYAEMGEIIALIREYRKVLEDLEGLETLLEDPDLKEEAKAEKERLLARKEALERELERHLLPKDPMDERDAIVEIRAGTGGEEAALFARDLLEMYLRFAEEMGFETEILDSNPTDLGGFSKVVFEVRGPGAYGTFKYESGVHRVQRVPATETQGRIHTSTATVAVLPKAEEADFQLNMDEIRIDVMRASGPGGQGVNTTDSAVRVVHLPTGIMVTCQDSRSQIKNREKALMILRSRLLEMKRAEEAEKLRQTRLAQIGTGERSEKIRTYNFPQSRVTDHRIGFTTHDLEGVLSGHLQPLLEALKRADQERQLEAMTEA; translated from the coding sequence ATGCTGGATAAGCTTGCGCGCCTAGAAGAAGAGCACCGGGAGCTGGAAGCGCTCCTTGCCGACCCCGAGGTCCTAAAGGACCCCAAGCGCTACCAGAACCTTTCCCGGCGCTATGCGGAGATGGGGGAGATCATCGCCCTCATCCGGGAGTACCGCAAGGTCTTGGAGGACCTCGAGGGCCTAGAAACCCTCCTGGAAGACCCCGACCTGAAGGAGGAGGCCAAGGCGGAGAAGGAACGGCTTCTTGCCCGGAAGGAAGCGCTAGAAAGGGAGCTTGAGCGCCACCTCCTGCCCAAAGACCCCATGGACGAAAGGGACGCCATCGTGGAGATCCGGGCCGGCACCGGGGGGGAGGAGGCGGCCCTTTTCGCCCGGGACCTTTTGGAGATGTACCTCCGCTTCGCCGAGGAGATGGGGTTTGAAACGGAGATCCTGGACTCCAACCCCACGGACCTAGGGGGCTTCTCCAAGGTGGTCTTTGAGGTGCGGGGTCCGGGGGCCTACGGCACCTTCAAGTACGAAAGCGGGGTCCACCGGGTGCAACGGGTTCCGGCCACGGAAACCCAGGGGCGGATCCACACCTCCACGGCCACGGTGGCCGTCTTGCCCAAGGCGGAGGAGGCGGACTTCCAGCTCAACATGGACGAGATCCGCATTGACGTGATGCGGGCCTCGGGGCCTGGGGGGCAGGGGGTGAACACCACGGACTCCGCCGTGCGGGTGGTGCACCTGCCCACGGGGATCATGGTCACCTGCCAGGACTCCCGGAGCCAGATCAAGAACCGGGAGAAGGCCCTCATGATCCTCAGGAGCCGCCTTTTGGAGATGAAGCGGGCGGAGGAGGCGGAAAAGCTCCGCCAGACCCGCCTGGCCCAGATCGGCACCGGGGAGCGCTCGGAGAAGATCCGCACCTACAACTTCCCCCAGTCCCGGGTCACGGACCACCGCATCGGCTTCACCACCCACGACCTCGAGGGCGTCCTCTCGGGCCACCTCCAGCCCCTTTTGGAGGCCCTCAAGCGGGCCGACCAGGAGCGGCAGCTGGAGGCCATGACGGAAGCGTGA
- a CDS encoding copper chaperone PCu(A)C, with amino-acid sequence MRRWMGFFLLLGLALAQEVRVVEGWVRYPATLAVTAAYLTLENPGEAPLRLVGAEAAWAERVELHGTFHQEKDGKMVMGMRPVDFAEVPPKGKLALKPGGYHLMLFNLKRPLKLGEKVELVLRFQDGTRLKVLLPVEAR; translated from the coding sequence ATGCGGCGCTGGATGGGGTTCTTCCTCCTTCTCGGCCTGGCCTTGGCCCAGGAGGTGCGGGTGGTGGAGGGCTGGGTCCGCTACCCGGCCACCTTGGCCGTGACCGCCGCTTACCTCACCTTGGAAAACCCGGGGGAGGCTCCCTTGCGCCTGGTGGGGGCGGAGGCGGCTTGGGCCGAGCGGGTGGAGCTTCACGGCACCTTCCACCAGGAAAAGGACGGCAAGATGGTCATGGGGATGCGGCCCGTGGACTTCGCCGAGGTCCCGCCCAAGGGAAAGCTTGCCCTCAAGCCCGGGGGGTACCACCTCATGCTCTTCAACCTCAAGCGGCCCCTCAAGCTGGGGGAAAAGGTGGAGCTCGTTCTCCGGTTCCAAGACGGCACCCGGCTTAAGGTGCTCCTGCCCGTGGAGGCCCGATGA
- a CDS encoding SCO family protein gives MRRLWLPLALLALLGVAYLLLPKGHSFYGTRLMNPKPVDFTLESPGGPVRLADLEAKVVLLFFGYVHCPDVCPTTLLALKRAYEKLSPKEQERVRVVFVSVDPERDPPEVADRYAKAFHPSFLGLSGSPEAIREVAQRFGVYYQKTQYRGPGEYLVDHTATTFVVQGGRLVLLFSPDKVEATDQVVADLRALL, from the coding sequence ATGAGGCGGCTTTGGCTTCCCCTTGCCCTCTTGGCCCTCCTGGGGGTGGCCTACCTCCTCCTGCCCAAGGGGCATAGCTTCTACGGCACCCGGCTCATGAACCCCAAGCCCGTGGACTTTACCCTGGAAAGCCCCGGGGGCCCGGTGCGCCTGGCCGACCTCGAGGCCAAGGTGGTCCTGCTCTTCTTTGGCTACGTGCACTGCCCCGATGTTTGCCCCACTACCCTTCTCGCCCTGAAGCGGGCTTACGAAAAGCTTTCCCCGAAGGAGCAGGAAAGGGTGCGGGTAGTCTTCGTGAGCGTGGACCCGGAGCGGGACCCCCCCGAGGTGGCGGACCGCTACGCCAAGGCCTTCCACCCGAGCTTCCTGGGCCTTTCCGGGAGCCCTGAGGCCATCCGGGAGGTGGCCCAACGCTTTGGCGTCTACTACCAGAAGACCCAGTACCGGGGGCCGGGGGAGTACCTGGTGGACCACACCGCCACCACCTTCGTGGTGCAAGGGGGGAGGCTCGTCCTCCTCTTCAGCCCGGACAAGGTGGAGGCCACGGACCAGGTGGTGGCGGACCTTAGGGCCTTGTTGTAG
- a CDS encoding ubiquitin-like small modifier protein 1: MPKVNLYATFRDLTGQSHLEVEGRTVGEVLENLVRAYPKLREELFEGEALAERVSVFLEGRDVRYLAGLATPLGPDATLDLFPPVAGGAPEATFGALPPWLLEEYLVSWGGRKLEEGHYALPGATVRFAEAEPLRVGSLSVPQLWVQVEGEEAEAWFNRIAFAASRGGG; this comes from the coding sequence ATGCCCAAGGTGAACCTTTACGCCACCTTCCGCGACCTCACGGGGCAAAGCCACCTGGAGGTGGAGGGCAGGACCGTGGGGGAGGTGTTGGAGAACCTGGTCCGGGCCTACCCCAAGCTAAGGGAGGAGCTCTTTGAGGGGGAGGCCTTGGCGGAGCGGGTTTCGGTCTTTTTGGAGGGGCGGGACGTGCGGTATTTGGCGGGGCTTGCCACCCCCTTGGGCCCGGACGCCACCTTGGACCTTTTCCCCCCGGTGGCGGGCGGGGCGCCGGAGGCCACCTTCGGGGCGCTTCCCCCGTGGCTTTTGGAGGAATACCTGGTTTCCTGGGGCGGGAGGAAGCTGGAGGAAGGCCACTACGCCCTTCCCGGGGCCACGGTCCGCTTCGCCGAGGCCGAGCCCCTAAGGGTGGGAAGCCTGAGCGTGCCCCAGCTTTGGGTCCAGGTGGAGGGGGAGGAGGCGGAGGCCTGGTTTAACCGCATCGCCTTCGCCGCAAGCCGCGGGGGCGGCTAA
- a CDS encoding quinone oxidoreductase family protein has product MRAIRVHEVGGPEVLRLEDLPLPEPGPGEVLVRLEAIGVNYIDTYKRKGLYPMPLPFTLGEEGAGVVERVGEGVLGVRPGDRVAFANVQGAYAEYQLVPAERLVPIPEGLSPKLAAAALLQGMTVHYLLKSTYPVGPGTQVLVHAAAGGVGTLLVQWAKRLGATVYATASTEEKRALARSLGADYALPYEGFAQAVKALSGGGVDVVYDGVGQATFLESLEALRPRGYLVLFGQSSGPVPPQDPQILNRKGSLFLTRPTLHHYTASRKELLWRAGEVFQGVREGWLKVLIGAEFPLEKAKEAHEALEGRKTTGKVLLIP; this is encoded by the coding sequence ATGCGGGCGATCCGGGTACACGAGGTGGGCGGGCCCGAGGTGTTGCGGCTGGAAGACCTTCCCCTTCCCGAGCCGGGGCCAGGGGAGGTGTTGGTGCGGTTGGAGGCCATCGGGGTCAACTACATTGACACCTACAAGCGGAAGGGCCTTTACCCTATGCCCCTCCCCTTCACCCTGGGGGAGGAAGGGGCTGGGGTGGTGGAGCGGGTAGGGGAAGGGGTGTTGGGGGTGCGCCCGGGGGACCGGGTGGCCTTCGCCAACGTGCAAGGCGCTTACGCCGAGTACCAGCTCGTCCCCGCCGAGCGCCTGGTGCCCATCCCCGAGGGGCTTAGCCCCAAGTTGGCGGCGGCGGCCCTCCTCCAGGGGATGACCGTGCACTACCTCCTGAAGAGCACCTACCCCGTGGGGCCGGGAACCCAGGTCCTGGTGCACGCCGCCGCGGGGGGTGTGGGCACCCTCCTCGTCCAGTGGGCCAAACGGCTTGGGGCCACGGTCTACGCCACGGCCAGCACCGAGGAGAAGCGGGCCCTGGCGCGCTCCTTGGGGGCGGACTACGCCCTTCCCTACGAGGGCTTTGCCCAGGCGGTGAAGGCCCTTTCCGGGGGCGGTGTGGACGTGGTCTACGACGGGGTGGGGCAGGCCACCTTTCTGGAGAGCCTCGAGGCCCTCCGCCCCCGGGGCTACCTGGTCCTCTTCGGCCAGTCCTCCGGCCCCGTGCCGCCCCAGGACCCCCAGATCCTGAACCGCAAGGGAAGCCTCTTCCTCACCCGCCCCACCCTCCACCACTACACGGCGAGCCGCAAGGAGCTCCTCTGGCGGGCGGGGGAGGTCTTCCAGGGGGTGCGGGAGGGGTGGCTTAAGGTCTTGATTGGGGCCGAGTTCCCCTTGGAAAAGGCCAAGGAGGCCCACGAGGCCCTGGAGGGGCGGAAGACCACGGGGAAGGTCCTCCTAATCCCCTAG
- a CDS encoding dolichyl-phosphate-mannose-protein mannosyltransferase: MADFRDFLEKAKETVRSVADEVEKRLLELKDKLDQDKDGRPDVVERALEEAKKALEEAKARLKELDQDQDGLPDGLKSLAEAAKKAAETAKAKAEEAARLLRERLGRD; the protein is encoded by the coding sequence ATGGCGGATTTCAGAGATTTCTTGGAAAAGGCCAAGGAGACGGTGCGGTCCGTGGCCGATGAGGTGGAAAAGCGCCTCTTGGAGCTCAAGGACAAGCTGGACCAGGACAAGGATGGCCGGCCCGACGTGGTGGAGCGGGCCTTGGAGGAGGCCAAAAAGGCGCTGGAGGAGGCCAAGGCCCGCTTGAAGGAACTGGATCAGGACCAGGACGGGCTTCCCGACGGGCTCAAAAGCTTGGCGGAGGCGGCCAAGAAGGCGGCGGAGACCGCCAAGGCCAAAGCGGAGGAGGCCGCCCGCCTCCTACGGGAGCGCTTGGGCCGGGACTAG
- a CDS encoding MazG family protein — protein MGGMERLLEVMRRLRGPGGCPWDRAQTHESLVPYLLEEASEAADALLGGNPKEMAEELGDVLLQVAFHSVIAEEEGRFAYEDVERAIVEKLIRRHPHVFGEAKAKTPEEVKARWEDLKAQEGKREDPCGLPKNLPTLLRAYELQRKGIDPGSEEGLLLALERGDLEEALWNLVGLFAKRGLDPETALRRRSRKACRR, from the coding sequence ATGGGGGGCATGGAACGCCTGCTTGAGGTGATGCGCCGCCTCAGGGGCCCCGGGGGGTGCCCCTGGGACCGGGCCCAGACCCACGAGAGCCTGGTCCCCTACCTCCTGGAGGAGGCCTCGGAGGCGGCGGACGCCCTCCTTGGGGGAAACCCCAAGGAGATGGCGGAGGAGCTTGGGGACGTCCTCCTCCAGGTGGCCTTCCACAGCGTCATCGCCGAGGAGGAGGGGCGCTTTGCCTACGAGGACGTAGAGCGGGCCATCGTGGAAAAGCTCATCCGCCGCCACCCCCACGTCTTCGGGGAGGCAAAGGCCAAGACCCCGGAGGAGGTGAAGGCCCGCTGGGAAGACCTGAAGGCCCAGGAAGGGAAGCGGGAAGACCCTTGCGGCCTGCCCAAGAACCTCCCCACCCTGTTAAGGGCCTACGAGCTCCAGCGCAAAGGCATAGACCCCGGAAGCGAGGAAGGGCTTTTGCTGGCCCTGGAAAGAGGCGACCTGGAGGAGGCGCTTTGGAACCTGGTGGGGCTTTTCGCCAAAAGGGGTTTGGACCCCGAGACCGCCTTAAGAAGGCGCTCCCGCAAAGCCTGCCGGAGGTAG
- a CDS encoding NADH:flavin oxidoreductase/NADH oxidase, which translates to MPLLFTPLELRGLRLKNRLAMSPMCQYSATEDGKVTDWHLLHYPTRALGGVGLVLLEATAVLPEGRISPFDLGIWSEDHLPGLAELARRIREAGAVPGIQLAHAGRKAGVARPWEGGKPLGWRVVGPSPIPFAEGYPVPEPLDERGMERVLEAFVEGARRALRAGFQVVELHMAHGYLLSSFLSPLSNQREDAYGGSLEGRMRFPLRVAQAVREALPEEVPLFVRLSATDWAEGGWGLEDTLAFAQRLKALGVDLLDLSSGGVVPWVRVPVAPGFQVPFADAVRKRVGLRTGAVGLITTPEQAETLLQAGSADLVLLGRVLLRDPYFPLRAAQALGVKAEVPPQYARAF; encoded by the coding sequence ATGCCTCTCCTCTTTACCCCTCTAGAGCTTCGCGGCCTGCGGCTAAAAAACCGCCTTGCCATGTCCCCCATGTGCCAGTACTCGGCCACGGAGGACGGGAAGGTGACGGACTGGCACCTCCTCCACTACCCCACCCGGGCCCTGGGGGGCGTGGGGCTCGTGCTCCTCGAGGCCACCGCCGTCCTCCCCGAGGGGCGCATCAGCCCCTTTGACCTGGGCATCTGGTCGGAGGACCACCTCCCGGGGTTGGCGGAGCTGGCCCGCCGCATCCGGGAGGCGGGGGCGGTGCCGGGCATCCAGTTGGCCCACGCCGGGCGCAAGGCGGGGGTGGCGCGGCCCTGGGAAGGAGGAAAGCCCTTGGGCTGGCGGGTGGTGGGGCCAAGCCCCATCCCCTTCGCCGAGGGCTACCCCGTGCCCGAGCCCCTGGACGAAAGGGGGATGGAGCGGGTCTTGGAGGCCTTCGTGGAGGGGGCGAGGCGGGCCCTTAGGGCGGGCTTCCAGGTGGTGGAGCTCCACATGGCCCACGGCTACCTCCTCTCCTCCTTCCTCTCCCCCTTGAGCAACCAAAGGGAGGACGCCTACGGGGGGAGCTTGGAAGGCCGCATGCGCTTTCCCCTACGGGTGGCCCAGGCGGTGCGGGAGGCCCTGCCCGAGGAGGTTCCCCTTTTCGTGCGCCTTTCCGCCACGGACTGGGCGGAAGGGGGGTGGGGCCTGGAGGACACCCTGGCCTTCGCCCAAAGGCTCAAGGCCCTGGGGGTGGACCTTTTGGATCTCTCCAGCGGGGGCGTGGTGCCTTGGGTGCGGGTGCCGGTGGCCCCAGGCTTTCAGGTGCCCTTCGCCGATGCCGTGCGCAAGCGGGTGGGGCTTCGCACGGGGGCCGTGGGGCTCATCACCACCCCGGAGCAGGCGGAAACCCTCCTCCAGGCGGGAAGCGCCGACCTCGTCCTCCTGGGGCGGGTGCTCCTTAGGGACCCCTACTTCCCCTTGCGGGCGGCTCAGGCCCTGGGGGTCAAGGCGGAGGTCCCGCCCCAGTACGCCCGGGCCTTCTAG
- a CDS encoding winged helix-turn-helix domain-containing protein: protein MALDPLIHQETRLRLMALLAALGEEAEVEFSWLKNALGLTEGNLASHLQKLEEAGYVAVRKGFVGRKPKTWVRLTPQGRAAYLAHREALLALLKG from the coding sequence ATGGCGCTGGACCCCTTAATCCACCAGGAAACCCGCCTCCGCCTCATGGCCCTCCTGGCCGCCCTGGGGGAGGAGGCCGAAGTGGAGTTCTCCTGGCTAAAAAACGCCCTTGGCCTCACCGAGGGCAACCTGGCAAGCCACCTGCAGAAGCTGGAGGAGGCGGGGTACGTGGCCGTGCGGAAGGGCTTCGTGGGAAGGAAGCCCAAGACCTGGGTCCGGCTCACCCCCCAAGGGCGGGCCGCCTACCTGGCCCACCGGGAAGCCCTTTTGGCCCTCCTTAAGGGCTAG
- a CDS encoding ZIP family metal transporter: protein MDTPLFHALLGGLFTWGLTAVGAASVFLAREPSRKLLDGMLGFAAGVMLAASVFSLLLPGMEMAEAQGQNPLVPAVVGFLLGGALLRLVDRLLPHVHLMPGAQAEGVPTPWRRTTLLILAITLHNFPEGLAVGVAFGAAGLDPTGAASLGGAIALAVGIGLQNLPEGLAVAWPLRRAGVGAGLAFFYGQLSAIVEPLGALLGAALVGQMMALLPYLMALAAGAMVFVIVEEVIPESQAEGNGDVSSFGVMVGFATMMALDVALG from the coding sequence ATGGACACCCCCCTCTTTCACGCCCTCCTTGGGGGCCTTTTCACCTGGGGGCTGACCGCGGTGGGGGCGGCCAGCGTCTTCCTCGCCCGAGAGCCCAGCCGCAAACTCCTAGACGGCATGCTGGGTTTCGCCGCCGGGGTGATGCTGGCCGCCAGCGTCTTCTCCCTCCTCCTGCCAGGGATGGAGATGGCGGAGGCCCAAGGGCAAAACCCCCTCGTTCCGGCGGTGGTGGGCTTCCTCCTGGGGGGAGCCTTGTTGCGCCTTGTGGACCGCCTCCTTCCCCACGTTCACCTCATGCCGGGGGCCCAGGCGGAAGGCGTGCCCACCCCCTGGCGGCGCACCACCCTCCTCATCCTGGCCATCACCCTGCACAACTTCCCCGAGGGGCTTGCGGTGGGGGTGGCCTTCGGGGCGGCGGGCCTAGACCCCACGGGGGCGGCAAGCCTGGGTGGGGCCATCGCCCTGGCCGTGGGCATTGGGCTTCAGAACCTGCCCGAGGGCCTGGCCGTGGCCTGGCCCCTGCGGCGGGCAGGGGTGGGGGCGGGGCTCGCCTTCTTCTACGGCCAACTCTCCGCCATCGTGGAGCCTTTAGGGGCGCTCCTGGGGGCGGCTTTGGTGGGGCAGATGATGGCCCTCCTTCCCTACCTCATGGCCCTGGCGGCGGGGGCCATGGTTTTCGTCATCGTGGAGGAGGTGATCCCGGAAAGCCAGGCGGAGGGCAACGGGGACGTTTCCAGCTTTGGGGTCATGGTGGGCTTCGCCACCATGATGGCCCTGGACGTGGCCTTGGGCTAG
- a CDS encoding carbohydrate kinase family protein, with the protein MLALCGEVLVDLILEGENPLRFTGVLGGSALNTATTLARLGFPVRFLSEVGTDWLSRWSEEEMARRGLEAHLVRHEGPMPLALVRLEGGNATYSFHRPFQGAFRPPKGALKGARAFHFGSLFALEGRTADGVLALVEEAEGALLSYDPNLRHPPTGEERARIQSYLRRVDLLKLSLEDARLLFPEGPVEGVRGLPPPLKVLTLGEEGALAFLGEKEVRLPAERVAVADTVGAGDSFTAGLLALLLRKGYGKASLPSLTPEDLEESLRGAMALAALACTVRGAYLPEEGLRAWKARFLGD; encoded by the coding sequence ATGCTGGCCCTTTGCGGCGAGGTCCTGGTGGACCTCATCCTGGAGGGGGAAAACCCCTTGCGCTTCACCGGGGTCCTGGGAGGTTCGGCCCTGAACACCGCCACCACCCTGGCCCGGCTCGGCTTTCCCGTGCGCTTCCTCTCCGAGGTGGGCACGGACTGGCTCTCCCGTTGGAGCGAGGAGGAAATGGCCCGAAGGGGCTTGGAAGCCCATCTCGTGCGCCACGAGGGCCCCATGCCCCTCGCCCTGGTGCGCCTGGAAGGGGGTAACGCCACCTATAGCTTCCACCGCCCCTTCCAAGGGGCCTTCCGCCCCCCGAAGGGGGCCCTAAAGGGGGCGAGGGCCTTCCACTTCGGCTCCCTCTTCGCCCTGGAAGGGCGCACGGCGGATGGGGTCCTGGCCCTTGTGGAAGAGGCGGAAGGGGCCCTCCTCTCCTACGACCCCAACCTGCGCCACCCGCCCACGGGGGAGGAGCGGGCGCGCATCCAAAGCTACCTACGACGGGTGGACCTCCTGAAGCTTTCCCTGGAGGACGCCCGCCTCCTCTTCCCGGAAGGCCCGGTGGAAGGGGTAAGGGGGCTTCCTCCACCCCTCAAGGTCCTCACCCTGGGGGAGGAGGGGGCCTTGGCCTTCTTGGGGGAAAAGGAGGTGCGCCTGCCGGCGGAAAGGGTGGCGGTGGCGGACACCGTGGGGGCGGGGGATAGCTTCACGGCGGGCCTCCTCGCCCTCCTCCTGCGGAAAGGCTACGGCAAGGCAAGCCTCCCCTCCCTCACCCCGGAGGACCTGGAGGAAAGCCTAAGGGGGGCCATGGCCCTCGCCGCCCTGGCCTGCACCGTGCGGGGGGCCTACCTGCCCGAGGAAGGCCTTAGGGCCTGGAAGGCCCGCTTCCTAGGGGATTAG